The following are encoded together in the Xanthomonas sacchari genome:
- a CDS encoding acyl-CoA dehydrogenase family protein has product MDFSFTEEQLMIQDVARRIAQERIAPSAEHHDRTGEFPLENIRLLGENGLMGIEVPEEYGGAGMDPIAYVLAMVEIAAGDAAHSTIMSVNNSLFCAGILKNGNEEQKQKYVRAIAEGREIGAFALTEPQSGSDATAMRCRAVRQDDGSFVINGKKSWITSGPVAKYIVLFAMSEPDKGARGITAFVVDTDKPGFHRGKTEPKLGIRASATCEIEFQDYVASADEVLGTPGEGFKIAMSVLDAGRIGIASQAIGLARAAYEATLEYVKERKAFGSPIGAFQMTQAKIADMKCKLDAALLLTLRAAWLKGQGQRFTTEASVAKLTASEAAMWITHQAVQIHGGMGYSKEMPLERYFRDAKITEIYEGTSEIQRLVIARNETGLR; this is encoded by the coding sequence GTGGATTTCAGCTTTACCGAAGAGCAATTGATGATCCAGGACGTGGCGCGGCGCATCGCCCAGGAGCGGATCGCCCCCAGCGCCGAGCACCACGACCGTACCGGCGAATTCCCGCTGGAGAACATCCGCCTGCTGGGCGAGAACGGGCTGATGGGCATCGAAGTGCCGGAGGAATACGGCGGTGCCGGCATGGACCCGATCGCCTACGTGCTGGCGATGGTCGAGATCGCCGCAGGCGATGCCGCCCATTCGACCATCATGTCGGTCAACAACTCGCTGTTCTGCGCCGGCATCCTCAAGAACGGCAACGAGGAGCAGAAGCAGAAATACGTGCGCGCCATCGCCGAGGGCCGCGAGATCGGCGCCTTCGCGCTGACCGAGCCGCAGTCCGGCTCCGACGCCACCGCGATGCGGTGCCGCGCGGTGCGGCAGGACGACGGCAGCTTCGTCATCAACGGCAAGAAGAGCTGGATCACCTCCGGCCCGGTCGCCAAGTACATCGTGCTGTTCGCGATGAGCGAGCCGGACAAGGGCGCGCGCGGCATCACCGCCTTCGTCGTCGACACCGACAAGCCGGGCTTCCACCGCGGCAAGACCGAGCCCAAGCTGGGCATCCGCGCCTCGGCCACCTGCGAGATCGAGTTCCAGGACTACGTGGCCAGCGCCGACGAGGTGCTTGGCACGCCGGGCGAGGGCTTCAAGATCGCGATGAGCGTGCTCGACGCCGGCCGCATCGGCATCGCCTCGCAGGCGATCGGCCTGGCCCGCGCCGCCTACGAGGCGACCCTGGAGTACGTGAAGGAGCGCAAGGCGTTCGGTTCGCCGATCGGCGCGTTCCAGATGACCCAGGCCAAGATCGCCGACATGAAGTGCAAGCTGGACGCGGCGCTGCTGCTGACCTTGCGCGCGGCCTGGCTGAAGGGGCAGGGCCAGCGCTTCACCACCGAGGCCTCGGTGGCCAAGCTGACTGCCTCCGAGGCGGCGATGTGGATCACCCACCAGGCGGTGCAGATCCACGGCGGCATGGGCTATTCCAAGGAGATGCCGCTGGAGCGTTACTTCCGCGATGCCAAGATCACCGAGATCTACGAAGGCACCAGCGAGATCCAGCGCTTGGTGATCGCGCGCAACGAGACTGGGCTGCGGTGA
- a CDS encoding metalloregulator ArsR/SmtB family transcription factor yields the protein MDLEDWSSRLKVFADATRVRLLALLEQEELTVAELSAITRLAQPRVSTHLAKLKEAGLVRDRRAGVSAYYRFDETLLDPAQRALWLALSTGSDDPLLRQDAERVAAVLANRAADQNWADSVAGDMERHYSPGRTWEALARTALPLLETGDVLDIASGDGVLAELVAPHARRYVCIDTSARVVAAASERLRRLGNVEVREGDMHALPFADASFDLVVMMHALTYATKPAQAVCESARVLRPGGRLLLCSLARHEHKAAVQAYGHVNLGFSAKELRKFVGKAGLEVSSLETVTREKRPPHFEVISLIAGKPGIGNGDSGVEKAKAKAEAGA from the coding sequence ATGGATCTGGAGGACTGGTCGTCCCGGCTGAAGGTCTTCGCCGACGCCACCCGCGTGCGCCTGCTGGCGCTGCTGGAGCAGGAGGAGCTGACCGTGGCCGAGCTGTCGGCCATCACCCGCCTGGCGCAGCCGCGGGTCTCGACCCACCTGGCCAAACTCAAGGAAGCCGGGCTGGTGCGCGACCGCCGCGCCGGCGTGTCGGCCTATTATCGCTTCGACGAGACCCTGCTGGACCCGGCCCAGCGTGCGCTGTGGCTGGCGCTGAGCACAGGCAGCGACGACCCGCTGCTGCGCCAGGACGCCGAGCGCGTGGCCGCGGTGCTGGCCAACCGCGCCGCCGACCAGAACTGGGCCGACTCGGTGGCCGGCGACATGGAACGCCACTATTCGCCCGGCCGCACCTGGGAAGCGCTGGCGCGCACGGCCCTGCCGCTGCTGGAAACCGGCGACGTGCTCGACATCGCCTCCGGCGACGGCGTGCTGGCCGAACTGGTGGCGCCGCACGCGCGCCGCTACGTCTGCATCGACACCAGCGCGCGGGTGGTGGCCGCGGCCAGCGAGCGCCTGCGCCGGCTCGGCAACGTGGAAGTGCGCGAGGGCGACATGCACGCCCTGCCCTTCGCCGACGCCAGCTTCGACCTGGTGGTGATGATGCACGCCCTGACCTACGCCACCAAGCCGGCGCAGGCGGTGTGCGAATCGGCGCGGGTGCTGCGCCCGGGCGGGCGCCTACTGCTGTGCAGTTTGGCGCGCCACGAACACAAGGCCGCGGTGCAGGCCTACGGCCACGTCAACCTCGGCTTTTCGGCCAAGGAACTGCGCAAGTTCGTCGGCAAGGCCGGGCTCGAGGTCTCCAGCCTGGAAACCGTGACCCGCGAGAAGCGCCCGCCGCACTTCGAAGTGATTTCGTTGATTGCTGGGAAGCCGGGAATCGGGAATGGGGATTCGGGAGTGGAGAAGGCAAAAGCCAAGGCGGAGGCCGGAGCATGA